One segment of Micromonospora parathelypteridis DNA contains the following:
- a CDS encoding DUF1622 domain-containing protein: protein MEPAELLRHGDQVLVAVVEVAGALVIFVGAVWAAVRFVVEGLRHRTAAVFTPIRLSLGRFLTLGLEFQLAADVLRTAVSPSFNQIGQLAAIATIRTALNYFLGREIGQEQRQVAERERRT from the coding sequence GTGGAGCCGGCCGAGCTGTTGCGACACGGCGACCAGGTGCTGGTTGCCGTGGTGGAGGTGGCCGGCGCTCTGGTGATCTTCGTCGGCGCGGTCTGGGCGGCGGTGCGGTTCGTGGTCGAAGGGCTACGACACCGCACCGCCGCCGTCTTCACCCCGATCCGGCTCTCGCTGGGCCGGTTTCTGACCCTCGGTCTCGAATTCCAGTTGGCGGCCGACGTGCTGCGGACCGCGGTGTCCCCGTCGTTCAACCAGATCGGCCAACTCGCGGCGATCGCCACGATCCGGACGGCCCTCAACTACTTCCTGGGCCGGGAGATCGGCCAGGAGCAGCGGCAGGTCGCCGAGCGGGAGCGCCGCACGTGA
- a CDS encoding TMEM165/GDT1 family protein encodes MEGFFAALVISFGVIFVAELGDKSQLMALTFATRFKPIPVLIGITVATAVVHLASVAIGVGLGAVLPTDWISLVAGVAFLGFGAWTLRGDKLTEEEKRKAEKTSKTAIVAVSVAFFLAELGDKTMLATITLATKYGWFGTWLGSTIGMVAADALAILVGRMLGRRLPEKVIKYGAAILFAISGLWLILEAVNELT; translated from the coding sequence ATGGAGGGATTTTTCGCCGCGCTGGTCATCAGCTTCGGCGTCATTTTCGTCGCCGAGCTGGGGGACAAGTCCCAGTTGATGGCGTTGACCTTCGCCACGCGGTTCAAGCCGATCCCGGTGCTGATCGGCATCACCGTCGCCACTGCGGTGGTGCACCTGGCGTCGGTCGCCATCGGTGTGGGTCTCGGTGCGGTGCTGCCCACCGACTGGATCTCCCTGGTGGCCGGCGTGGCGTTCCTCGGTTTCGGTGCGTGGACCCTGCGCGGGGACAAGCTCACCGAGGAGGAGAAGCGCAAGGCGGAGAAGACCAGCAAGACCGCGATCGTGGCGGTGTCGGTGGCGTTCTTCCTGGCCGAGTTGGGCGACAAGACGATGCTCGCCACGATCACGCTCGCCACCAAGTACGGCTGGTTCGGCACCTGGCTCGGCTCCACCATCGGCATGGTCGCGGCGGACGCGCTTGCCATCCTGGTCGGCCGGATGCTCGGTCGCCGGCTGCCGGAGAAGGTCATCAAGTACGGTGCCGCGATCCTGTTCGCCATCTCGGGGCTCTGGCTGATCCTGGAGGCGGTGAACGAGCTGACCTGA
- the egtD gene encoding L-histidine N(alpha)-methyltransferase, producing MTAEPLEIYLEERDLERGLRDDVRAGLSAGQKWLPPKWFYDARGSELFEEITRLPEYYPTRAERAVLAAHAPDIAELTGAKTLIELGSGSSDKTRLLLDAFARRGGLGTFVPLDVSVSALRGSTAQIAADYPSLRVRGIVGDFTRQLDRLPTGGRRLVVFLGGTIGNLLPAERAEFLTAMRAALEVGDWLLLGTDLVKDPSVIVPAYDDAAGVTAEFNRNVLHVINRELDADFDPGAFAHVALWDPAQEWIEMRLRATRPMRVQVRTLDMTVDFAAGEQLRTEVSAKFHPEGIAAELTTAGFVTTEFWTDVDGLFGVTLARAR from the coding sequence ATGACCGCGGAACCGCTGGAGATCTACCTCGAGGAGCGTGACCTGGAGCGCGGCCTGCGCGACGACGTCCGGGCCGGTCTGAGCGCCGGGCAGAAGTGGCTGCCCCCGAAGTGGTTCTACGACGCCCGGGGCAGCGAGCTGTTCGAGGAGATCACCCGACTTCCCGAGTACTACCCGACCCGGGCCGAACGGGCCGTGCTGGCCGCGCACGCCCCCGACATCGCGGAGCTGACCGGGGCCAAGACCCTGATCGAGTTGGGCTCCGGTTCGTCGGACAAGACTCGGCTGCTGCTGGACGCGTTCGCCCGTCGGGGCGGGCTGGGCACGTTCGTCCCGCTCGACGTGTCGGTGAGCGCGCTGCGGGGGTCCACCGCCCAGATCGCCGCCGACTATCCGAGCCTGCGGGTCCGGGGCATCGTCGGTGACTTCACCCGGCAACTGGACCGGCTGCCCACCGGCGGCCGTCGGCTGGTGGTGTTCCTCGGCGGCACCATCGGCAACCTGCTGCCCGCCGAGCGGGCCGAGTTCCTGACGGCGATGCGCGCCGCGCTGGAGGTTGGCGACTGGCTGTTGCTCGGCACCGACCTGGTCAAGGACCCGTCGGTGATCGTGCCCGCGTACGACGACGCCGCCGGGGTCACCGCCGAGTTCAACCGCAATGTGCTGCACGTGATCAATCGGGAGTTGGACGCCGACTTCGACCCGGGGGCGTTCGCGCACGTCGCTCTCTGGGACCCGGCCCAGGAGTGGATCGAGATGCGGTTGCGGGCGACCCGCCCGATGCGTGTGCAGGTGCGGACCCTGGACATGACCGTCGACTTCGCCGCGGGGGAGCAACTCCGTACCGAGGTCTCGGCGAAGTTCCACCCGGAGGGGATCGCCGCGGAGCTGACCACGGCCGGCTTCGTCACGACGGAGTTCTGGACCGACGTGGACGGGCTCTTCGGGGTCACGCTGGCCCGGGCACGGTGA